A portion of the Ignavibacteria bacterium genome contains these proteins:
- a CDS encoding FkbM family methyltransferase — translation MKPEEIYKILEEQYFGEHSHEQKEIQSLQQLLSGVKTFIDVGASLGQYTYYANKFIQNGKIISIEADPVRYKRLSEQAAKWEKESTNKIEVIYAAVSDTIGKTKFFISNSNISGGLFTREIHDAKTPDWEEITVNCITLDSLLNSTIPDFIKIDVEGGEYRVINGSQKLLQQTNVRFLMEIHGWADKEAHHAPEDVFDIFKEHSFAFKKIHSHILFKKKENLSLCELFAYFQRKSKYQLKLFLRDTIRF, via the coding sequence ATGAAACCAGAAGAAATTTACAAAATCCTTGAAGAACAATATTTCGGGGAACATTCTCACGAACAAAAAGAAATCCAATCGCTTCAACAACTGCTCTCTGGAGTAAAAACATTTATTGATGTGGGTGCCAGTTTAGGGCAATATACTTACTATGCCAACAAATTTATTCAAAATGGAAAAATTATTTCCATTGAAGCCGACCCAGTTCGCTATAAAAGATTGTCGGAACAGGCGGCAAAATGGGAAAAAGAATCAACCAATAAAATTGAAGTAATTTATGCCGCAGTTAGCGATACTATTGGAAAAACCAAATTTTTTATTTCTAATTCCAATATAAGCGGAGGACTTTTCACCCGAGAAATTCATGATGCTAAAACTCCTGACTGGGAGGAAATAACAGTCAACTGCATCACCTTAGATTCGCTACTAAATTCAACAATTCCGGATTTTATAAAAATAGATGTGGAAGGGGGCGAATACCGCGTAATCAACGGATCGCAAAAACTTCTTCAACAAACTAATGTCCGTTTTCTAATGGAAATTCATGGGTGGGCAGATAAAGAAGCCCATCATGCACCCGAAGATGTTTTTGATATTTTTAAGGAGCACTCCTTCGCTTTTAAAAAAATTCACAGCCATATTTTATTTAAAAAGAAAGAGAATTTAAGTTTATGCGAACTTTTCGCATACTTTCAAAGAAAGTCCAAATATCAACTCAAATTATTTTTGAGAGATACGATAAGGTTTTAA
- a CDS encoding insulinase family protein, which yields MSNSISQSRNQFGTSLNIPFEKYELANGLQVVLHEDHTVPIVSVNIWYHVGGANEKLGRTGFAHLFEHLMFEGSENVRDGQYDQIVDGSGGQNNGSTGFDATNYWSVVPSNNLEPVLWLESDRMGFLLPGITQDRLDLQRDVVKNERRQSYENQPYGMSWMKLFDALYPQGVPYNWLPIGSQEDLTAASLDDVKDFFRIYYAPNNASLVIGGDIDIAKTKQLVEKYFGSIPRGKEIPRPQPTNVSLNETKRMVLEDNVQLPRLYMFWLSTSMYENDDASLALLSDILSSGKNSRLYKSLVYEKQIAQDVSAFQDGNALSGDFGIIVTAKEGYTLSEMEQAVNIELEKIKREGIEARELQRSKNSIRASFIYGLQNVGGFGSKTDKLNFYNTFFGNPGRFNEDLQRYETTTANDIQNATKKYLDMNKRVVLSIVPKGKLELQAK from the coding sequence ATGTCCAATTCCATTTCCCAATCCCGAAACCAGTTCGGGACAAGTCTCAACATTCCTTTTGAAAAATATGAACTCGCAAACGGCTTGCAAGTTGTTTTGCACGAAGACCACACGGTTCCGATTGTGTCAGTGAATATTTGGTATCACGTCGGAGGCGCAAATGAAAAACTCGGTCGCACGGGATTTGCGCATTTGTTCGAGCATTTGATGTTTGAAGGAAGCGAAAACGTACGCGATGGACAATACGACCAAATCGTTGATGGTTCCGGCGGACAAAATAACGGCTCAACAGGTTTTGATGCAACGAATTATTGGTCAGTTGTTCCGTCGAATAATTTGGAACCGGTGCTGTGGCTCGAATCCGACAGAATGGGATTTTTGCTTCCCGGAATTACGCAGGATAGATTAGATTTGCAACGTGATGTTGTAAAAAATGAACGCAGACAATCGTACGAAAATCAGCCGTATGGAATGTCGTGGATGAAATTGTTCGATGCATTGTATCCGCAGGGAGTTCCGTACAATTGGCTTCCTATTGGTTCGCAAGAAGATTTAACCGCCGCGTCGCTCGATGATGTGAAAGATTTTTTCCGAATTTATTATGCGCCGAATAATGCAAGTCTCGTGATTGGCGGCGATATTGACATTGCGAAAACAAAACAACTTGTCGAAAAATATTTTGGAAGTATTCCGCGCGGAAAAGAAATTCCTCGACCGCAACCAACTAACGTTTCGCTCAATGAAACCAAGCGAATGGTGCTTGAAGACAACGTGCAGCTTCCGCGTTTGTATATGTTTTGGCTTTCGACTTCGATGTACGAAAACGACGATGCGTCTCTTGCGTTGCTTTCCGATATTTTATCGAGCGGAAAAAATTCGCGCTTGTATAAATCGCTTGTGTATGAAAAACAAATTGCGCAAGATGTTTCCGCGTTTCAAGATGGCAATGCGCTTTCGGGAGATTTCGGAATTATTGTAACGGCGAAAGAAGGATATACGCTTTCAGAAATGGAACAAGCGGTGAACATCGAACTCGAAAAAATAAAACGCGAAGGAATTGAAGCAAGAGAATTGCAACGTTCAAAAAATAGTATTCGCGCGAGTTTTATTTACGGATTGCAAAACGTCGGCGGATTTGGAAGTAAAACGGATAAACTCAATTTCTACAATACATTTTTCGGAAATCCCGGACGATTCAACGAAGATTTACAACGCTACGAAACGACAACGGCAAACGACATTCAAAACGCTACAAAAAAATATCTCGATATGAATAAACGCGTTGTGTTGAGTATTGTTCCGAAAGGGAAACTGGAATTGCAAGCGAAATAA
- the nuoI gene encoding NADH-quinone oxidoreductase subunit NuoI: MNNNGQKLTPQIRRENLSFLQRTYIPEIAKGLVLTFGKMFGKKFTRQYPEERWTPPPSFRGRPVLVQEENGTERCVACGLCARVCPALAIEVQASETPQYDKERYPVKFEINMLRCIFCGFCEEACPEEAIVMSDEYELVFDKMEDAVFGKDKLLIPKKKLQKRLEFLREYK; the protein is encoded by the coding sequence ATGAATAACAACGGACAAAAACTTACACCGCAAATTCGCCGCGAGAATCTTTCTTTCTTGCAGCGTACATACATTCCCGAAATCGCAAAAGGATTAGTGCTTACGTTTGGAAAAATGTTCGGGAAAAAATTTACGCGCCAATATCCCGAAGAACGATGGACTCCGCCGCCATCATTTCGCGGAAGACCTGTTCTCGTGCAGGAAGAAAACGGAACCGAGCGTTGCGTTGCGTGTGGTTTGTGCGCACGCGTGTGTCCCGCATTAGCAATCGAAGTGCAAGCAAGCGAAACGCCGCAATACGATAAAGAGCGTTATCCCGTCAAGTTTGAAATCAATATGCTGCGCTGTATATTCTGTGGCTTTTGCGAAGAAGCGTGTCCCGAAGAAGCAATCGTAATGAGCGATGAATACGAACTTGTCTTCGATAAAATGGAAGATGCTGTGTTCGGAAAAGATAAACTCCTCATTCCGAAAAAGAAATTGCAAAAGCGGTTGGAGTTTTTGAGGGAGTATAAATAA